One genomic region from Jiangella sp. DSM 45060 encodes:
- a CDS encoding helix-turn-helix domain-containing protein, with translation MPEAPRRRIDATTLRGLAHPLRVQLYDALVTYGPATATMLAERFAESTGSTSYHLRQLAKHGFVEEDPTRGAGRERYWRAYPGGTELDSYELSGGGSGEAARLVVDEFRRVQSARLGHWLSAGYLQVPREWGQATVNSTAHLRLRVEELAALSADLIAVLDAWHDRVDDREPEAGDDARIVEVQVHTFPVADQDLP, from the coding sequence ATGCCGGAGGCTCCGAGGCGTCGCATCGACGCCACCACGCTGCGTGGGCTCGCACACCCGCTGCGCGTGCAGCTCTACGACGCCCTGGTCACGTACGGCCCGGCCACGGCGACCATGCTGGCCGAGCGGTTCGCCGAGAGCACCGGCTCCACCAGCTACCACCTGCGGCAGCTGGCCAAGCACGGTTTCGTCGAGGAGGACCCCACCCGCGGCGCCGGCCGCGAGCGCTACTGGCGCGCCTACCCCGGCGGCACCGAGCTCGACAGCTACGAGTTGTCCGGCGGCGGCAGCGGCGAGGCCGCCCGGCTGGTGGTCGACGAGTTCCGGCGGGTGCAGTCGGCCCGGCTCGGGCACTGGCTGTCGGCCGGCTACCTCCAGGTCCCGCGCGAGTGGGGCCAGGCCACCGTGAACTCGACGGCGCACCTGCGGCTGCGGGTCGAGGAGCTGGCCGCGCTCAGTGCCGACCTCATCGCGGTCCTCGACGCCTGGCACGACCGCGTCGACGACCGCGAGCCGGAGGCCGGCGACGACGCCCGCATCGTCGAGGTGCAGGTGCACACGTTCCCGGTCGCCGACCAGGACCTGCCGTGA
- a CDS encoding fumarate reductase/succinate dehydrogenase flavoprotein subunit, translated as MAEIERHSFDVLVVGAGGAGLRAAIAAHDAGAKVGIVCKSLLGKAHTVMAEGGIAAAMANVWKEDNWQVHFRDTMRGGKMLNHWRMAQLHAQEAPDRVRELEEWGALFDRTPDGLISQRDFGGHRYARLAHVGDRTGLELIRTLQQRAVALGIEVFMECTITKLVKNDGRIAGAFGYWRESGRFIAFDAPSVVLATGGIGKSYKVTSNSWEYTGDGHALALEAGASLVNMEFVQFHPTGMVWPPSVKGILVTESVRGDGGVLRNSEGRRFMFDYIPEFFKAETADSEEEADRWYEDKTNNRRPPELLPRDEVARAINAEVKAGRGSPHGGVFLDIASRRTPEYIRRRLPSMYHQFKELADVDITAEPMEVGPTCHYVMGGVAVDPDTGESAVEGLYAAGEVAGGMHGANRLGGNSLSDLLVFGRRTGLNAAYAVVRRGDRPTISDEEIRAASEHALAPFSIEGGENPYTVQHDLQEVMHNLVGIIRTAEEMEQALTQLAGLRERITRLSVEGHRQYNPGWHLALDLRNMLRVSECIARAALERTESRGGHTRNDYPATDDTWGTLNLHCRLDGEAVGITREPLPQMPDDLRELFN; from the coding sequence ATGGCTGAAATCGAACGCCACAGCTTCGACGTGCTCGTGGTCGGCGCCGGCGGCGCCGGGCTGCGGGCGGCCATCGCGGCCCACGACGCGGGCGCGAAGGTCGGCATCGTCTGCAAGTCGCTGCTGGGCAAGGCGCACACCGTCATGGCCGAGGGCGGCATCGCCGCCGCCATGGCGAACGTGTGGAAAGAGGACAACTGGCAGGTGCACTTCCGCGACACCATGCGTGGCGGGAAGATGCTCAACCACTGGCGGATGGCGCAGCTGCACGCGCAGGAGGCGCCCGACCGCGTCCGCGAGCTGGAGGAGTGGGGCGCGCTGTTCGACCGCACCCCCGACGGCCTGATCTCGCAGCGCGACTTCGGCGGCCACCGCTACGCGCGGCTGGCGCACGTCGGCGACCGCACCGGCCTCGAACTGATCCGCACGCTGCAGCAGCGCGCCGTGGCCCTCGGCATCGAGGTGTTCATGGAGTGCACCATCACGAAGCTGGTGAAGAACGACGGCCGCATCGCCGGCGCGTTCGGCTACTGGCGCGAGTCGGGCCGGTTCATCGCCTTCGACGCGCCGTCGGTCGTGCTGGCCACCGGCGGCATCGGCAAGTCGTACAAGGTGACGTCCAACTCGTGGGAGTACACCGGCGACGGTCACGCGCTGGCGCTGGAGGCCGGCGCCAGCCTGGTGAACATGGAGTTCGTCCAGTTCCACCCGACGGGCATGGTCTGGCCGCCGTCGGTGAAGGGGATCCTGGTCACGGAGTCGGTCCGCGGCGACGGCGGTGTGCTGCGCAACAGCGAGGGCCGCCGGTTCATGTTCGACTACATCCCCGAGTTCTTCAAGGCCGAGACGGCGGACTCCGAGGAGGAGGCCGACCGCTGGTACGAGGACAAGACGAACAACCGCCGGCCACCGGAGCTGCTGCCCCGCGACGAAGTCGCCCGCGCCATCAACGCCGAGGTCAAGGCCGGCCGCGGCTCACCGCACGGCGGCGTGTTCCTCGACATCGCCTCGCGGCGCACGCCCGAGTACATCCGCCGCCGGCTGCCGTCGATGTACCACCAGTTCAAGGAGCTGGCCGACGTCGACATCACGGCCGAGCCGATGGAGGTCGGCCCGACCTGCCACTACGTCATGGGCGGCGTGGCCGTCGACCCCGACACCGGCGAGTCGGCGGTCGAGGGCCTGTACGCCGCGGGCGAGGTGGCCGGCGGCATGCACGGCGCCAACCGCCTGGGCGGCAACTCGCTGTCCGACCTGCTGGTCTTCGGCCGGCGGACGGGGCTCAACGCGGCCTACGCGGTGGTCCGGCGAGGGGACCGGCCGACCATCAGCGACGAGGAGATCCGCGCGGCGTCCGAGCACGCGCTGGCGCCGTTCAGCATCGAGGGCGGCGAGAACCCGTACACCGTCCAGCACGACCTCCAGGAGGTCATGCACAACCTGGTCGGCATCATCCGCACCGCCGAGGAGATGGAGCAGGCGCTGACGCAGCTGGCCGGTCTGCGCGAGCGGATCACCCGGCTCAGCGTCGAGGGGCACCGCCAGTACAACCCGGGCTGGCACCTGGCGCTGGACCTGCGCAACATGCTGCGGGTCAGCGAGTGCATCGCCCGGGCGGCGCTGGAGCGCACGGAGAGCCGCGGCGGGCACACCCGCAACGACTACCCCGCCACCGACGACACCTGGGGCACGCTCAACCTGCACTGCCGCCTCGACGGCGAGGCCGTCGGCATCACGCGCGAGCCACTGCCCCAGATGCCCGACGACCTGCGCGAGCTCTTCAACTAG
- a CDS encoding succinate dehydrogenase/fumarate reductase iron-sulfur subunit, producing the protein MGYDLKMKVWRGDATGGDLVDYTVPVEEGEVVLDALHRIQATQSGDLAVRWNCKAGKCGSCSTEINGKPRLACMTRLSTFEQDETITVTPLRTFPVVRDLVTDVSYNYKVAETVPAFAPEPRPADGQYRMQQVDVERGQEFRKCIECFLCQNVCHVIRDHEENKQSFSGPRFFLRYAELEMHPLDTNDRRELAREQAGIGMCNITKCCTEVCPEGIHITDNAIIPMKERVVDRSYDPVTWLGRKIFRRDQLPEAQVPQSQAE; encoded by the coding sequence GTGGGATACGACCTGAAGATGAAGGTGTGGCGGGGCGACGCCACCGGCGGGGACCTGGTGGACTACACCGTCCCCGTCGAAGAGGGCGAGGTGGTCCTCGACGCACTGCACCGCATCCAGGCCACGCAGTCCGGCGACCTCGCGGTGCGGTGGAACTGCAAGGCCGGCAAGTGCGGCTCGTGCAGCACGGAGATCAACGGCAAGCCGCGGCTGGCCTGCATGACCCGGCTGTCGACGTTCGAGCAGGACGAGACCATCACGGTGACGCCGCTGCGCACCTTCCCGGTGGTCCGCGACCTCGTCACCGACGTCTCGTACAACTACAAGGTGGCCGAGACGGTCCCGGCGTTCGCGCCGGAGCCGCGGCCGGCCGACGGCCAGTACCGCATGCAGCAGGTCGACGTCGAGCGCGGCCAGGAGTTCCGCAAGTGCATCGAGTGCTTCCTGTGCCAGAACGTGTGCCACGTCATCCGTGACCACGAGGAGAACAAGCAGTCCTTCTCCGGCCCGCGGTTCTTCCTGCGCTACGCCGAGCTGGAGATGCACCCGCTGGACACCAACGACCGCCGCGAGCTGGCCCGCGAGCAGGCCGGCATCGGCATGTGCAACATCACCAAGTGCTGCACCGAGGTGTGCCCGGAAGGCATCCACATCACCGACAACGCGATCATCCCGATGAAGGAGCGCGTCGTCGACCGGTCCTACGACCCGGTCACCTGGCTCGGCCGGAAGATCTTCCGCCGCGACCAGCTGCCCGAGGCGCAGGTCCCCCAGTCGCAGGCGGAGTGA
- a CDS encoding 4a-hydroxytetrahydrobiopterin dehydratase, with protein MLGDDEFRAALDGLPGWSGDRSGISRTVEAPDFLTGIRVVDDVAAAAEAADHHPDIDIRWRKVTFTLVTHSEGGVTRKDTDLAGVISDIAERHGAR; from the coding sequence ATGCTCGGCGACGACGAGTTCCGGGCAGCCCTCGACGGGCTGCCCGGGTGGTCCGGCGACCGGTCCGGCATCAGCCGCACCGTCGAGGCGCCCGACTTCCTCACCGGTATCCGTGTCGTCGACGACGTCGCGGCGGCGGCCGAGGCGGCCGATCACCACCCCGACATCGACATCCGCTGGCGGAAGGTGACGTTCACGCTCGTCACCCACTCCGAGGGCGGCGTGACGCGGAAGGACACCGACCTCGCCGGTGTCATCAGCGACATCGCGGAGCGGCACGGGGCACGGTAG
- a CDS encoding acetamidase/formamidase family protein: MDVIEYTPTREQYAYTFGGVAPVMRVTPGTALRLWSDDAFGGVLRSPDDLSSAKVDLRFVNPQTGPFYVEGAEPGDTLVLHLAALEPARDWGASAAIPFFGGMTSTDRVVTLQEALPDTTWIYELDRDRDTVAFAARHSDHRIELPVAPMLGTVGVAPAGGEVRSSLVPDRFGGNMDTPQMRAGTTVFLGVNVEGALFSVGDGHYRQGEGEACGTAVEGAMTTTLIVDLVKGGAPGWPRLEDDAHWMTVGSSRPLEDSWRIGNAELVHWVAELYGLHTMDAYQLCSQLAEAPIANVVDANYSVVVKAAKALLPAADAFGGIHADLRARAATLH, translated from the coding sequence ATGGACGTCATCGAGTACACGCCCACGCGCGAGCAGTACGCCTACACGTTCGGTGGCGTCGCGCCGGTCATGCGGGTCACGCCGGGCACCGCGCTGCGGCTGTGGTCCGACGACGCGTTCGGCGGCGTCCTGCGCTCGCCCGACGACCTCTCCAGCGCCAAGGTCGACCTCCGGTTCGTCAACCCGCAGACCGGGCCGTTCTACGTCGAGGGCGCCGAGCCGGGCGACACCCTGGTGCTGCACCTGGCCGCGCTCGAGCCGGCCCGCGACTGGGGCGCGTCCGCGGCCATCCCGTTCTTCGGCGGCATGACCAGCACCGACCGCGTCGTCACGCTGCAAGAGGCGCTGCCCGACACCACGTGGATCTACGAGCTCGACCGCGACCGCGACACCGTGGCGTTCGCGGCCCGGCACAGCGACCACCGCATCGAGCTGCCGGTCGCGCCCATGCTCGGCACCGTCGGGGTGGCGCCGGCCGGCGGCGAGGTGCGCTCGTCGCTGGTGCCCGACCGCTTCGGCGGCAACATGGACACCCCGCAGATGCGGGCCGGCACCACGGTCTTCCTCGGCGTGAACGTCGAGGGCGCGCTGTTCTCCGTCGGCGACGGCCACTACCGCCAGGGCGAGGGCGAGGCCTGCGGCACCGCCGTCGAGGGCGCCATGACGACCACGCTCATCGTCGACCTCGTCAAGGGCGGTGCGCCGGGCTGGCCGCGGCTCGAGGACGACGCGCACTGGATGACAGTCGGGTCGAGCCGCCCGCTGGAAGACTCCTGGCGCATCGGCAACGCCGAGCTGGTGCACTGGGTCGCCGAGCTCTACGGCCTGCACACCATGGACGCCTACCAGCTGTGCTCGCAGCTGGCCGAGGCGCCCATCGCGAACGTCGTCGACGCCAACTACAGCGTCGTGGTCAAGGCGGCGAAGGCGCTGCTGCCGGCCGCCGACGCGTTCGGCGGCATCCACGCCGACCTGCGGGCCCGCGCCGCCACCCTCCACTGA
- a CDS encoding SDR family NAD(P)-dependent oxidoreductase has protein sequence MDLQLDGARVLVTGGTRGIGRAIVEAFLDEGATVGFCARDADAVGATQEALAGRGAVTGSVVDVGDGEALAAWVDESATAFGGLDTVVANVSALAIPDTEENWQLSLNVDVMHTVRLVRAALPHLERSSMPSIIAISSVSGRESDFASGPYGTAKTAILGYISGLALQLAEKGIRANTVSPGNTYFDGGVWAMIETGNPDLYQTAVGLNPTGHMGTPQEIAAPVVFLASPVAGRISGANLVVDGALTRGIQV, from the coding sequence ATGGATCTGCAACTCGACGGCGCTCGCGTCCTCGTCACCGGCGGCACCCGCGGCATCGGCCGGGCCATCGTCGAAGCGTTCCTCGACGAAGGCGCCACGGTCGGCTTCTGTGCCCGCGACGCCGACGCCGTCGGCGCCACGCAGGAGGCGCTGGCCGGCCGCGGCGCCGTCACCGGCAGCGTGGTCGACGTCGGCGACGGCGAGGCGCTCGCCGCCTGGGTCGACGAGTCGGCCACGGCGTTCGGCGGCCTCGACACCGTGGTGGCGAACGTCAGCGCGCTGGCGATCCCGGACACCGAGGAGAACTGGCAGCTCAGCCTCAACGTCGACGTCATGCACACGGTCCGGCTGGTCCGGGCGGCGCTCCCGCACCTCGAGCGCTCGTCGATGCCGTCGATCATCGCCATCTCCAGCGTGTCCGGCCGCGAGTCCGACTTCGCCTCGGGGCCGTACGGCACGGCCAAGACCGCCATCCTCGGCTACATCAGCGGGCTGGCCCTGCAGCTGGCCGAGAAGGGCATCCGCGCCAACACGGTGTCGCCGGGCAACACCTACTTCGACGGCGGCGTCTGGGCGATGATCGAGACCGGCAACCCCGACCTCTACCAGACGGCGGTGGGCCTCAACCCGACCGGCCACATGGGCACGCCGCAGGAGATCGCCGCGCCGGTGGTCTTCCTCGCCAGCCCCGTGGCCGGCCGCATCAGCGGCGCCAACCTCGTGGTCGACGGCGCTCTCACCCGCGGCATCCAGGTGTAA
- a CDS encoding carbon-nitrogen hydrolase family protein gives MARNVSIAAVNFAVQPVDGFGGFAAHAERLLAGCRGADLVVYPELFTVELFTTLPGWQDLPIAELTRIDRYTDDYLELFTRLARRSGQHIVAGSHLMADGDRFLNVAHLFTPDGDIVKHAKTHIFPAEADWHTSEGDVMEAFDLPFARVGFNVCYEAEIPECAATLAEQGAEIILSPSYTFTEHGFWRVRHCAQARAVENQVYVVHCSTGGAPGAPLPLGWAQSSILSPCDAIFSPKGIVAEATANTEAVVRGIVDLDLLAINRETGAAPTYRDRRRRADLYKSWPSHVAL, from the coding sequence ATGGCCAGGAACGTCTCCATCGCCGCGGTCAACTTCGCCGTCCAGCCGGTCGACGGCTTCGGCGGGTTCGCCGCCCACGCCGAACGGCTCCTCGCCGGCTGCCGGGGCGCCGACCTGGTGGTCTACCCGGAGCTGTTCACCGTCGAGCTGTTCACGACGCTGCCGGGGTGGCAGGACCTGCCGATCGCCGAGCTGACCCGCATCGACCGCTACACCGACGACTACCTGGAGCTGTTCACGCGGCTGGCGCGCCGGAGCGGCCAGCACATCGTCGCCGGGTCGCACCTGATGGCCGACGGCGACCGCTTCCTCAACGTCGCCCACCTGTTCACGCCCGACGGCGACATCGTCAAGCACGCCAAGACGCACATCTTCCCGGCCGAGGCCGACTGGCACACGTCCGAGGGCGACGTCATGGAGGCCTTCGACCTGCCGTTCGCCCGGGTCGGCTTCAACGTCTGCTACGAGGCCGAGATCCCGGAGTGCGCGGCGACCCTGGCCGAGCAGGGCGCCGAGATCATCCTCAGCCCGTCGTACACGTTCACCGAGCACGGCTTCTGGCGGGTGCGCCACTGCGCCCAGGCGCGCGCCGTCGAGAACCAGGTGTATGTCGTGCACTGCAGCACCGGCGGGGCGCCGGGCGCGCCGCTGCCGCTGGGCTGGGCGCAGAGCTCGATCCTCAGCCCCTGCGACGCGATCTTCTCGCCGAAGGGGATCGTCGCCGAGGCGACCGCGAACACCGAGGCGGTGGTCCGCGGCATCGTCGATCTCGACCTGCTGGCGATCAACCGCGAGACCGGCGCCGCACCCACCTACCGCGACCGCCGCCGCCGGGCCGACCTCTACAAGTCCTGGCCGTCGCACGTCGCACTCTGA
- a CDS encoding polysaccharide deacetylase — translation MGHLQLPEGKKIAVNLGTDFDAQCLWLGAFNRTSPSFMSRGEFGAEVGVPRLLELYERYGVKSTWFTPGHSVDTFPQWCKKILDGGHEFGHHGYYHEIPPAISRDTERRLVDLAFESFKRVLGVRPTGYRSPYWDYSENTLDIIEESGFTYDSSLMARDLVPYHPQRWQVNWEQGNVAGKASHVLEIPVNWYLDDFPPLAYTGTSTGMQDTESIFRRWRDIFDYAYERVENPVYATCVHPQIVGQAHHMLWYERLIEHISSKDGVWFATLDEIAAVWVDDEDDHARMALPDVRGTQPPPADSSWAAGAA, via the coding sequence ATGGGACACCTCCAGCTGCCCGAGGGCAAGAAGATCGCCGTCAACCTCGGCACCGACTTCGACGCCCAGTGCCTGTGGCTCGGCGCGTTCAACCGCACCAGCCCGTCGTTCATGTCGCGCGGCGAGTTCGGCGCCGAGGTCGGCGTGCCACGGCTGCTCGAGCTGTACGAGCGCTACGGCGTGAAGTCGACCTGGTTCACGCCGGGCCACTCCGTCGACACCTTCCCGCAGTGGTGCAAGAAGATCCTCGACGGCGGCCACGAGTTCGGCCACCACGGCTACTACCACGAGATCCCGCCGGCCATCAGCCGCGACACCGAGCGCCGGCTGGTCGACCTCGCGTTCGAGTCGTTCAAGCGGGTCCTCGGCGTCCGCCCGACGGGGTACCGCTCGCCCTACTGGGACTACAGCGAGAACACGCTGGACATCATCGAGGAGTCCGGCTTCACCTACGACAGCAGCCTGATGGCCCGCGACCTGGTGCCGTACCACCCGCAGCGCTGGCAGGTGAACTGGGAACAGGGCAACGTCGCCGGTAAGGCCAGCCACGTGCTGGAGATCCCGGTGAACTGGTACCTCGACGACTTCCCGCCGCTGGCCTACACCGGGACGTCGACGGGCATGCAGGACACCGAGTCGATCTTCCGGCGCTGGCGCGACATCTTCGACTACGCCTACGAGCGGGTCGAGAACCCGGTCTACGCCACCTGCGTACACCCGCAGATCGTCGGGCAGGCGCACCACATGCTCTGGTACGAGCGGCTCATCGAGCACATCTCGTCGAAGGACGGGGTCTGGTTCGCCACGCTCGACGAGATCGCCGCCGTCTGGGTCGACGACGAGGACGACCACGCGCGCATGGCGCTGCCCGACGTGCGCGGTACCCAGCCGCCGCCGGCCGACTCCAGCTGGGCCGCCGGGGCGGCCTGA
- a CDS encoding ABC transporter substrate-binding protein, with translation MARVFGAPADATRWACVDDRDVLSSAPRGWPDADPALLTYVHAAAAAGEPAAFLWSGGPGRVVAVGVTPVWSAGPRSVAEVTAEAVPAPYGLTWRELQVLTLVAGGLTNTEIAARLRTARRTVATHVERLLTKLEVPTRTAAASTAVDARLLVLPIPGGAGGLAAIGVQRLEAAVSRRTTAAAPAPARPGPRPVRKHPIVIGGVYPAEGRLSADGQGRRRAAELAVGEVNAHGGVDGHELVHVAVEADLADLTSLAGGIDDLVGRGVDAVTLGYTLARHDFAGVFASAADHGCPVLHSATSQSAQSLVLEEPVRFGNVFQVCAPESRYGVGFVRALRGFEGSGSWRPHRRELLVVDSTDPHLTTFTAQAHEAAERAGWRVEVERVDFLRPGWRRVLDVIGQRDPAAVMVATWVEPSLLDFLRRFRATGSRALVYAIYAPSVPGFLGRAGALAEGLSWATVIGTYQDGLAGRFAHEFAGAHHSDPGRSGAGIHYDMVHLLTQAWRQVANPHDTAAVNQQLRTLVYRGVSGAYWFGSPGQSALTYPDDTADPSIAQAHLVHQVQDGRHVIVAPSPYAQGTFRPPLSPSGAAAR, from the coding sequence ATGGCACGCGTCTTCGGCGCACCCGCCGACGCGACCCGCTGGGCCTGCGTCGACGATCGCGACGTGCTCAGCAGCGCGCCGCGCGGCTGGCCGGACGCCGACCCCGCGCTGCTGACGTACGTGCACGCCGCGGCGGCGGCCGGCGAGCCGGCGGCGTTCCTGTGGAGCGGCGGGCCGGGCCGGGTGGTGGCGGTCGGCGTCACCCCGGTCTGGTCCGCCGGCCCGCGCTCGGTCGCCGAGGTGACCGCCGAGGCCGTGCCCGCGCCGTACGGCCTCACCTGGCGGGAGCTGCAGGTGCTGACACTGGTCGCGGGCGGCCTGACGAACACCGAGATCGCGGCGCGGCTGCGCACGGCCCGCCGGACGGTGGCCACGCACGTCGAGCGGCTGCTCACCAAGCTCGAGGTGCCGACCCGCACGGCCGCGGCGTCGACGGCGGTCGACGCCCGGCTGCTGGTGCTGCCCATCCCCGGCGGCGCCGGCGGCCTGGCGGCCATCGGCGTGCAGCGGCTCGAGGCGGCGGTGTCACGGCGGACGACGGCGGCGGCACCGGCGCCGGCCCGGCCGGGGCCGAGACCGGTGCGCAAGCACCCGATCGTCATCGGCGGCGTGTACCCCGCCGAGGGCCGGCTGTCCGCCGACGGCCAGGGCCGGCGGCGGGCGGCGGAGCTGGCCGTCGGCGAGGTGAACGCCCACGGCGGCGTCGACGGGCACGAACTGGTGCACGTCGCCGTCGAGGCCGACCTCGCCGACCTCACGTCGCTCGCCGGGGGCATCGACGACCTCGTCGGACGCGGCGTCGACGCCGTGACGCTGGGCTACACGCTGGCCCGGCACGACTTCGCCGGTGTGTTCGCCTCGGCCGCGGACCACGGCTGCCCGGTCCTGCACTCGGCGACGTCGCAGAGCGCGCAGTCGCTGGTGCTCGAGGAGCCGGTGCGCTTCGGCAACGTCTTCCAGGTGTGCGCCCCCGAGAGCCGCTACGGCGTCGGGTTCGTGCGGGCGTTGCGTGGCTTCGAGGGGTCCGGGTCATGGCGGCCGCACCGCCGCGAGCTGCTCGTCGTCGACTCCACCGACCCGCACCTGACCACGTTCACCGCGCAGGCGCACGAGGCCGCCGAGCGGGCCGGCTGGCGGGTCGAGGTCGAGCGGGTCGACTTCCTGCGGCCCGGCTGGCGGCGGGTCCTCGACGTCATCGGCCAGCGCGACCCGGCCGCCGTCATGGTCGCCACGTGGGTCGAGCCGAGCCTGCTCGACTTCCTGCGCCGGTTCAGGGCCACCGGGTCCCGGGCGCTGGTCTACGCCATCTACGCGCCGTCGGTGCCGGGATTCCTCGGGCGGGCCGGCGCGCTGGCCGAGGGGTTGTCCTGGGCGACGGTCATCGGCACCTACCAGGACGGCCTGGCCGGGCGGTTCGCGCACGAGTTCGCCGGCGCGCACCACAGCGACCCGGGCCGCTCCGGCGCCGGCATCCACTACGACATGGTCCATCTGCTGACGCAGGCCTGGCGGCAGGTCGCCAACCCGCACGACACCGCCGCCGTCAACCAGCAGCTGCGCACCCTGGTGTACCGCGGGGTCAGCGGCGCCTACTGGTTCGGCAGCCCCGGCCAGTCGGCGCTGACCTACCCCGACGACACCGCCGACCCGTCCATCGCGCAGGCGCACCTGGTGCACCAGGTGCAGGACGGCCGGCACGTCATCGTGGCGCCGTCGCCGTACGCACAGGGCACGTTCCGCCCGCCGCTCAGTCCGTCCGGTGCCGCAGCACGCTGA